Below is a window of Undibacterium sp. YM2 DNA.
AAAATGTCCAAGTCCAAGGGTAATACCCTGGACCCTATCGACCTCATCGACGGTATCAGCGTAGATGAACTGGTGGCCAAGCGCACTGCCGGCCTGATGAACCCGAAACAGGCTGCCAGCATAGAAAAAGCCACGCGCAAGGAATTTGCCGACGGCATCCCTGCCTATGGTACGGACGCTTTGCGCTTCACGATGGCCAGCTATGCATCACTGGGCCGCAATATCAATTTCGATCTGGGCCGTTGCGAAGGTTATCGCAACTTCTGCAATAAACTGTGGAATGCGACCCGCTTTGTCCTGATGAATACTGAAGACAAGGATTGTGGTTTTGGTGCTGGTGTCACAGATGCTGACCTCGAATATTCACAGGCTGACAAATGGATCATCTCCACCTTGCAACATGCAGAGGCTGAGATAGAAAAAGGTTTTGCCGACTACCGTTTCGACAATATCGCTTCTGCCATCTACAAGTTTGTCTGGGATGAATATTGCGACTGGTATCTGGAAGTAGCCAAGGTACAGGTACAGCAAGGTAATGAAGCGCAACAACGCGCGACCCGCCGCACTTTATTACGCGTACTGGAAGTGATCTTGCGTCTGGCTCACCCTGTCATCCCTTTTGTCACTGAAGCACTGTGGCAAACCGTGGCTCCGCTGGCAGGCAAGACTTTGAACCCTGCTGGCGACAGCATCATGATCCAGCCTTACCCGCTGTTTGTCGCTGCTAACGTCGATACTGCGGCAGAAGCCTGGATGCAGGCACTCAAAGCCATGACCGACGCTTGCCGTAACCTGCGTGGTGAAATGCAATTGTCCCCTGCCAAACGCGTGCCACTGTTGTTGCAGGCTGCAAATGCAGAAGACAAGGCCCGCCTGCAATCTTTTGCGCCTTACCTGGAAGCACTGGCGAAACTGTCTGAGGTAGCTGTCGTTGATGCCCTGCCTGAATCACCGGCACCGGTATCCGTCGTTGGCGAATCGAAGCTGATGCTGAAAGTGGAAATCGATGTGGCAGCAGAGCGTGCACGTATCAGCAAGGAAGTCGCCCGTCTGGAAGGTGAAATTACCAAGCTGGAGACCAAGCTGGGTAACGAAGGCTTTGTCGCCAAGGCACCTGCACAGGTCATCGCGGTTGAGAGAGAACGTCTGGCGAATTTCAAGGCAACCCTGCAAAAACTGCTGGAACAGTTAGATAAGCTGCCACCAGCCTAAGATGTTGCAATCCCGTGGGTTAAAGTAGGTACTCTAAAAATATTGTACGTGGTGAAAATTTTGCCACGTACAATCAAATCACATAAATCAGAGACCACAGTTTTTTCTTTTGGAGACAGCATGAAAAAAACAGTTCCACTCGTGTTATCCGTACTATCCGCATTCATCGCATTCGCAGGCATGCCCCTGCTGGCACAGGCTGAAGAAAGCCCGGTCGGCCTGTGGAAGAGCATAGATGACAAATCAGGCAAACCCAAGGCACTGATACGTATCACCGAAACTGCCGGTGAATTGCAGGGCAAGATAGAGAAACTGTTTTTGGAAGCCGATGCCCCAGAAAAGAACCCAAAATGCGATAAATGTGAAGGTACCAACAAAGACCAGCCCATAGTCGGCATGACCATCTTGTCTGGCCTCAAAAAAGACGGTGACGAATATACAGGTGGCAAAATCCTCGACCCAGGCAATGGCAAGCTGTATAGCAGCAAGCTCAGTGTCATTGAAAACAACAAGAAACTGAATGTGCGCGGTTATATCGGTGCACCGATGTTCGGTCGCACCCAGACCTGGTTGCGCGAGCAATAAATCTGCAAGGCCAGACTGCAAAACCAGATAAGGTAACAACATAACAACAACGGGAGCTCAGGCTCCCGTTGTTGTTTGTTATTATGATTCCTGCATGTTTTTGCCTGATACTGCGGCCTGCCCCTGTTGCAAGCCAGCGACTTGCCAGAAATAGCAATAAGGCAGATGATAGGCTACTGAATCCCTTTTTGATGAAGGCAGCATCATGAAAAAAGCATGCTCATCCTGGTTTGCTGTCGCTCTGCTGATACTGCTCCCCTTGTTACCAGGCTTGTCATCGGCGCAAGGAAAATTACTCAAAATTGCCACTGGTGAACTCCCACCCTATGCGACTGAAAGCAGGCCAGACAAAGGCATAGCCCTGAGCATAGTAAGGCGCGCTTTTGAACTCGAAGGCTATCAGGTGGAATTTACTTTCCTGCCGTGGTCACGCGCCCTGGCAGAGAGCCGTGCTGGCAAATGGGATGGCACGGCTTACTGGGGTCACAAACCTGAGCATGACCAGAGTTTTTTCCTGAGTGACAATGTCATCACCGAACAATGGGTGTTTGTCTATCGCAACGCCATCGATTTTAAATGGAAACAACTCGACGATCTCAAGCCCTACCGTATTGCCATGATACAGGACTATACCTATACGCCAGAGATCTGGGCGATGGCGAATAAGGGTGACCTGAAGATGGAAAGGCTGCCGAATGATACGGCCGCCCTGAAGCTCTTGCTGTTGAAACGGGTAGATATTGCCCCTATGGAGAGAAACGTCACCTGTGATTTATTGGCGAAGAATTTTTCACCTGCCGATGCGGCACAGTTATCTGCACACCCAAAATTGATGACGGAGAGTTTTACGACTCACCTCATGATGTCGCGTGGCCTGCCGACCAGTGCAGGCAGGGTTGCGGCATTTAATAATGGCCTGAAAAAACTGCGCGCCTCTGGCGAATATCAAAAACTGTCTTCCCAGGTGAATTGCCCGCAAGGCTGGTCTGATGTGGCCAAGTCCAGCCACTGAATTTGCTCTTCATTATTCCGTCTTCACTGCGCAGTATCATCAGCATGGCCGGGAGCACACAAGGGCAAATGCATGATAAAGCTGGCACCTTTCCCTGGCTCGCTTTCCACCCGTATGCTGCCTCCGAGTACATCACAAACCAGGTTATAGACGATATTCAAACCCAGGCCACTGCCACCCTGCCCCAGTTTGGTCGTGAAGAAGGGATCAAAGATACGTCCGAGATTGATGTCTGCAATGCCAACACCGTTGTCATTGACGCTTAATTCCACCTTGGCAGGTTCTGCATCCAGCAAATGTGCCCGGATATCGATGACGCCATTTTCGCGACCATCAAAGCCATGCAGGATGGCATTATTGATGAGGTTGCTGATAATCTGCCCGAGCAAACCTGGGTAGGCATCCATACGTATGCCAGGCGGAATATCGATACGGACTTCATGTACATGATGCCTGATACTGGCCCCCATGGTCAGCATGGTTTCCCTGACGACTTCATCAAGAAAAAACACGCGGCGCTGGGCGCTGGTTCTATCTACCGCCACGCGCTTGAAACTGCCGATCAGGTCAGCCGCGCTATGCAAATTGCGCAAAAGTATATCGCTGGCCTGCAGGTTATTCTCGACATAATTTTGCAGAGCCGCACGGGTAACGCCCTGCGCCATTTTCTTGTTGAATTCGCGGCTCAGGTCATGAATGGTACTGGCCACCGTCACAGAATTTCCTATAGGCGTATTGAGTTCATGAGCCACGCCTGCGACCAGCGAACCGAGCGCGGCCATTCTGTCGCTGCGCTGGATTTCGGCATGGGCGTTATTCAAATCATTGAGGGCTGTGCGCAACTCCTGGTTCGATGCATGTAACTCCCTGGTACGGTCGTTGACCCTTTGCTCCAGCGTGGCATTGTGGCTGGCCTGCTCGCTCATGAGTTCACCCAGACGCAGGCGCATGGAATCCACCCCCAGCGCCAGGCTGCCCAGTTCATCAGGCCTGGCTGCGCTGACGACCTCGGTGAGATGCCCCTCACCCAAGCGATCGACATCACGCTGTAATTGCTGCAGTGGGCGCATCATGCGTTTTTGGAACAGCAACCATAACAGGAAAAAAGAAATTAGCAATTGCACCAGGATGGCGGCACCGCCCTTGAGGAATTTCTTCAGGAATTCCTGCTCCATCCAGTAACTGCTCATTTCTATCGTGACCCGGCCTATGATGCTGCCATCTTTGCGGATAT
It encodes the following:
- a CDS encoding DUF2147 domain-containing protein, coding for MKKTVPLVLSVLSAFIAFAGMPLLAQAEESPVGLWKSIDDKSGKPKALIRITETAGELQGKIEKLFLEADAPEKNPKCDKCEGTNKDQPIVGMTILSGLKKDGDEYTGGKILDPGNGKLYSSKLSVIENNKKLNVRGYIGAPMFGRTQTWLREQ
- a CDS encoding ABC transporter substrate-binding protein, whose translation is MKKACSSWFAVALLILLPLLPGLSSAQGKLLKIATGELPPYATESRPDKGIALSIVRRAFELEGYQVEFTFLPWSRALAESRAGKWDGTAYWGHKPEHDQSFFLSDNVITEQWVFVYRNAIDFKWKQLDDLKPYRIAMIQDYTYTPEIWAMANKGDLKMERLPNDTAALKLLLLKRVDIAPMERNVTCDLLAKNFSPADAAQLSAHPKLMTESFTTHLMMSRGLPTSAGRVAAFNNGLKKLRASGEYQKLSSQVNCPQGWSDVAKSSH
- a CDS encoding sensor histidine kinase, with the protein product MSLRKAIVLGIALGILIPAVLLGTVLARDSYEREYEVRVRGPLKQYASMLEQTMPVPLWQVDASSAQSFVNSVMLNPDVVRIVVEDAALGRFVHAEQAIQQKQGLISETRNIRKDGSIIGRVTIEMSSYWMEQEFLKKFLKGGAAILVQLLISFFLLWLLFQKRMMRPLQQLQRDVDRLGEGHLTEVVSAARPDELGSLALGVDSMRLRLGELMSEQASHNATLEQRVNDRTRELHASNQELRTALNDLNNAHAEIQRSDRMAALGSLVAGVAHELNTPIGNSVTVASTIHDLSREFNKKMAQGVTRAALQNYVENNLQASDILLRNLHSAADLIGSFKRVAVDRTSAQRRVFFLDEVVRETMLTMGASIRHHVHEVRIDIPPGIRMDAYPGLLGQIISNLINNAILHGFDGRENGVIDIRAHLLDAEPAKVELSVNDNGVGIADINLGRIFDPFFTTKLGQGGSGLGLNIVYNLVCDVLGGSIRVESEPGKGASFIMHLPLCAPGHADDTAQ